In Neochlamydia sp. AcF84, one DNA window encodes the following:
- a CDS encoding 3-deoxy-D-manno-octulosonic acid transferase has translation MILSFLYDSMLCLLALLSLPKVCYDYFIKKKYQQSLARRLGFNFPLITKGERKLVWVHAVSVGEAKAATSLVKTLRTQLHDPVIVISSVTEAGHAEAKRSIPQADYHVYLPVDLVFIIRPIMKRAAPDLVILVETDFWYNFLKAAKGLGSLIVVVNGKISERSFHRFLKIPYFTHKLFSFVELFCLQSKHYYERFKALGVDPHKMQITGNLKFDDEYPRFTAEQHAAWKKQFQIEEKNQIVVLGSSHEPEEKMILEQMKIVWEELPHVKLIIVPRHPERFNEVARLLEKEFIPYVRFSQIDQSVNNAKVILIDAMGLLRKCYQLADLAIVAGSYTARVGGHNILEPSWYGVPVIYGPYMHSQPELVELMEDYKAGRQVDINHLSDEMMVLLKDSQLRKSIGANGVRMFKDIKGATQKTWNFIEPLIKKDAF, from the coding sequence ATGATTCTATCTTTCTTATATGACTCCATGTTGTGTCTCTTAGCCCTACTTTCCCTACCTAAAGTGTGCTATGATTATTTCATCAAAAAAAAGTACCAACAAAGCTTAGCAAGAAGATTGGGATTTAATTTTCCCTTAATAACAAAAGGGGAGCGTAAGTTGGTATGGGTCCATGCTGTCTCGGTAGGTGAAGCTAAGGCCGCTACCTCACTGGTTAAAACCCTGAGGACGCAGCTTCATGATCCTGTTATTGTCATTTCAAGTGTCACTGAGGCAGGACATGCTGAAGCTAAGCGAAGTATTCCTCAAGCCGATTATCATGTCTATTTGCCGGTTGATCTTGTTTTTATTATCCGTCCTATTATGAAAAGAGCTGCTCCTGATTTGGTCATCTTAGTGGAAACAGATTTTTGGTATAATTTTCTTAAAGCTGCTAAAGGCTTAGGATCTTTAATTGTGGTAGTCAATGGTAAAATCTCCGAACGTTCTTTTCATCGTTTTTTGAAAATTCCTTATTTCACTCATAAGCTCTTTTCGTTTGTCGAGTTATTTTGTCTGCAAAGCAAGCATTACTACGAACGTTTTAAAGCTCTTGGCGTAGATCCGCATAAAATGCAGATTACAGGTAATTTGAAATTTGATGATGAATATCCTCGTTTCACAGCTGAGCAACATGCCGCTTGGAAAAAACAATTTCAAATTGAGGAGAAAAATCAAATCGTCGTGTTAGGTTCCTCGCATGAACCAGAAGAAAAGATGATATTGGAACAGATGAAAATAGTGTGGGAAGAACTGCCTCATGTAAAGTTGATCATCGTACCACGACATCCCGAGCGATTTAACGAGGTGGCTAGGCTTTTGGAGAAAGAGTTTATCCCTTACGTGCGTTTTAGCCAGATCGATCAATCTGTTAATAATGCTAAAGTCATCTTGATCGATGCGATGGGATTATTGCGCAAATGCTATCAACTTGCTGATTTAGCTATTGTGGCAGGGAGCTATACTGCAAGGGTAGGTGGGCATAATATCTTAGAGCCTTCTTGGTATGGCGTTCCCGTCATTTATGGACCTTATATGCATTCACAACCTGAGCTGGTAGAATTAATGGAGGATTATAAAGCGGGCCGTCAAGTAGACATTAATCATCTCAGCGACGAAATGATGGTACTACTAAAGGATTCTCAATTAAGGAAATCTATAGGAGCCAATGGTGTACGTATGTTTAAAGATATCAAAGGGGCTACTCAAAAAACCTGGAATTTTATTGAGCCTCTTATCAAAAAAGATGCCTTCTGA
- a CDS encoding leucine-rich repeat domain-containing protein: MHTNVSIAFAHLPNEVLTSILEYCATPSLSSVCGKWQHLLTSEVMPSIYKQIVKVHFPQGNVNEHALILDKIYKLEDGLFPLQKVKAIFKQIFTLASALSPLEFKDSLERIRYFTSANYLSYLLNINRLLLWKELPGGKEYLEQEEIKSLPLEKKGESFKEWIERYGKDLEMIDLQEISLTFLPQEIGQLSSLRWLRLGNNQLTALSAEIGQLSQLESLYLDHNQLTALPAEIGQLSQLQQLDLADNQLKTLPAEIGQLSQLKSLYLDHNQLTVLPAEIGRLSQLEILNLDHNQLTSIPAEIRQLSQLEILNLNNNQLTTIHAVIGQLSQLQTLYLGHNQLTFLPAEIGRLYRLQTLNLDYNQLTTLPAEIGQLSQLWNLYLNQNQLTNLPAEIRQLSQLQRLSLDNNQLTTLSSEIGQLYQLLHLFLSVNQLTSIPAEIGRLYRLQTLNLDYNQLTTLPAEIRQLSQLQRLSLEHNQLTTLPAEIGQLSYLRWLLLGNNQLTSLPAEIGQLSQLQQLDLTGNQLTVIPAQIGQLSLLRMLNLEHNQLTSLPAEIGQLSQLQELGLADNQLTALPTEIGQLSQLQELGLADNQLTALPTEIGQLSQLLQLDLTDNQLTALPAQIGRLPRLQTLNLEHNQLTSIPVEIGRLSQLEILNLEHNQLTSIPVEIGRLSQLEILNLDHNQLTSIPAEIRQLSQLQQLDLAGNQLTPFVQR, encoded by the coding sequence ATGCATACTAACGTTTCTATTGCTTTTGCGCACTTGCCTAATGAGGTGCTAACCTCTATTTTAGAATATTGCGCCACACCTTCCTTATCTAGTGTGTGTGGAAAATGGCAACACCTTTTAACTAGTGAGGTAATGCCCTCTATTTATAAGCAAATAGTTAAAGTTCACTTTCCTCAAGGAAATGTTAACGAGCATGCTCTTATCTTAGATAAAATTTATAAGTTAGAAGATGGACTTTTTCCCCTACAAAAAGTAAAGGCAATTTTTAAGCAAATCTTTACTCTAGCTAGCGCTCTTTCTCCTTTAGAATTTAAAGATAGCCTTGAGAGAATCAGATATTTCACATCAGCTAATTATCTCTCTTATCTGTTAAATATTAATCGTCTCCTATTATGGAAAGAATTACCTGGTGGAAAAGAATACTTAGAGCAAGAAGAAATCAAGAGTTTGCCCTTAGAAAAAAAAGGAGAGTCTTTTAAGGAGTGGATTGAAAGGTATGGAAAAGATCTTGAGATGATAGATTTACAAGAAATAAGCTTGACCTTTTTACCTCAAGAGATAGGGCAGCTTTCTTCTTTAAGATGGCTTCGGCTAGGTAACAACCAACTCACCGCTCTTTCAGCAGAGATAGGGCAGCTTTCTCAGCTTGAAAGTCTTTATTTAGATCACAACCAACTCACCGCTCTTCCAGCAGAGATAGGGCAGCTTTCTCAGCTGCAACAGCTTGACTTAGCCGACAACCAGCTAAAAACTCTTCCAGCAGAGATAGGGCAGCTTTCTCAGCTTAAAAGTCTTTATTTAGATCACAACCAGCTTACCGTTCTTCCAGCAGAGATAGGGCGGCTTTCTCAGCTAGAAATACTTAACTTAGATCACAACCAACTCACCTCTATTCCAGCAGAGATAAGGCAGCTTTCTCAGCTAGAAATACTTAACTTAAACAATAACCAACTTACCACTATTCATGCAGTGATCGGGCAGCTTTCCCAGCTGCAAACGCTTTACTTAGGGCACAACCAACTAACCTTCCTTCCTGCGGAGATAGGGCGGCTTTATCGGCTACAAACGCTTAACTTAGATTACAACCAACTCACCACTCTTCCTGCAGAAATTGGACAATTGTCTCAGCTGTGGAATCTTTACTTAAACCAAAACCAACTCACCAACCTTCCTGCAGAGATAAGACAGCTTTCTCAGCTACAAAGGCTTAGCTTAGATAACAACCAGCTCACCACTCTTTCTTCAGAAATAGGACAGCTATATCAGCTGCTGCATCTTTTCTTAAGCGTTAACCAACTAACATCTATTCCTGCGGAGATAGGGCGGCTTTATCGGCTACAAACGCTTAACTTAGATTACAACCAACTCACCACTCTTCCTGCAGAGATAAGGCAGCTTTCTCAGCTACAAAGGCTTAGCTTAGAGCACAACCAGCTTACCACTCTTCCAGCAGAGATAGGACAGCTTTCTTACTTAAGATGGCTTTTGCTAGGCAACAACCAACTTACCTCTCTTCCAGCAGAGATAGGGCAGCTTTCTCAGCTGCAACAGCTTGACTTAACCGGCAACCAGCTTACCGTTATTCCAGCACAGATAGGACAGCTTTCTCTGCTGCGAATGCTTAACTTAGAGCACAACCAGCTCACCTCTCTTCCAGCAGAGATAGGGCAGCTTTCTCAGCTGCAAGAGCTTGGCTTAGCCGACAACCAGCTTACCGCTCTTCCAACAGAGATAGGGCAGCTTTCTCAGCTGCAAGAGCTTGGCTTAGCCGACAACCAGCTTACCGCTCTTCCAACAGAGATAGGGCAGCTTTCTCAGCTGCTACAGCTTGACTTAACCGACAACCAGCTTACCGCTCTTCCAGCACAGATAGGGCGGCTTCCTCGGCTGCAAACGCTTAACTTAGAGCACAACCAACTCACCTCTATTCCAGTAGAGATAGGGCGGCTTTCTCAGCTAGAAATACTTAACTTAGAGCACAACCAACTCACCTCTATTCCAGTAGAGATAGGGCGGCTTTCTCAGCTAGAAATACTTAACTTAGATCACAACCAACTCACCTCTATTCCAGCAGAGATAAGGCAGCTTTCTCAGCTGCAACAGCTTGACCTAGCCGGCAACCAGCTCACCCCTTTCGTGCAGAGATAG
- a CDS encoding Tex family protein: MGIAINVFNFLVAELALPAESIQAVIKLLTEGNTIPFISRYRKEVTGNLDEVQIRAIQERYNYLLELEERKKSIIESVELQGKMTDSLKIQIQNCFSKAILEDLYLPYKLKKRTKAALAKEKGLEPFALRIMEQPIAGHPLEEATAYIDAKKGVSSIEEVLAGALDIVADSIATTPKVRAYVRECFENEGVVVSRVVEGKESAASKYEVYYAFQEKVSKIPSHRYLAIRRGEKEEILNFHIEVPEENLQNTIKSIIKYNSRSPFAELLEKGAIQAFKRYLLPSVETEIKVQLKMQSDRTAIEVFAENLRHRLLDAPLGPQVVIGIDPGFRTGCKCVVIDKTGKFIDYKTIYPFQSTTAKEQAREILLQMINTYPPYAIGVGNGTAGRETEAFVQEVLTKGNLSKIILLAVNEAGASVYSASDIAREEFPELDVTIRGAISIARRLQDPLAELVKVDPQAIGVGQYQHDVNQPLLKDKLHEVVESCVNHVGVELNTASAALLSYVAGIGPQMALKIVKHREAQGPFKGRKDLKNVPGFGARTFEQSAGFLRVRAGEHPLDGSAVHPERYEVVEHIAKDIGVPLNALIGNENYIHKIEIKRYISGSLGEPTLKDIIAELQKPGRDPRETFEKLQFRHDVKTIQDLKNGMILEGIVTNVAAFGVFIDIGVHQDGFIHISELADRYVRDPSEVVHVGKRLKVRVLAVEVDRKRISLTARTGEANRTKKEKEPVKKEKKSFSSNPFANL; the protein is encoded by the coding sequence ATGGGTATAGCAATAAATGTTTTTAATTTTTTGGTAGCGGAACTTGCCCTACCAGCAGAAAGTATACAAGCGGTCATTAAGCTGTTAACTGAAGGGAATACTATTCCTTTTATTTCTAGATATAGAAAAGAGGTAACTGGAAATTTAGATGAAGTGCAAATTCGAGCTATTCAAGAGCGATACAATTATTTACTCGAACTGGAAGAGCGAAAAAAATCCATAATAGAATCTGTAGAGCTACAAGGCAAGATGACAGATTCTTTAAAAATTCAGATTCAGAATTGTTTTTCTAAAGCTATCTTGGAAGACCTTTATTTACCTTATAAGCTTAAAAAACGTACTAAAGCTGCTTTAGCTAAAGAAAAAGGTTTAGAGCCTTTTGCTTTACGTATCATGGAGCAACCTATAGCAGGACATCCATTGGAGGAGGCTACGGCTTATATCGATGCTAAAAAAGGGGTAAGCAGTATTGAAGAGGTTTTAGCAGGCGCTTTGGATATTGTGGCCGATAGTATAGCAACAACTCCTAAAGTAAGAGCTTATGTACGCGAGTGCTTTGAAAACGAAGGTGTAGTTGTTTCTAGAGTTGTTGAAGGTAAAGAGAGCGCCGCCAGCAAGTATGAAGTTTATTATGCTTTTCAAGAAAAAGTTTCTAAAATTCCTTCCCATCGCTATTTAGCGATTCGTCGCGGCGAAAAAGAAGAAATATTAAATTTTCATATAGAAGTGCCTGAGGAAAATCTACAAAATACCATCAAATCTATCATAAAATATAACTCTCGGTCCCCTTTTGCCGAACTCTTAGAAAAGGGTGCGATACAAGCTTTTAAACGCTATCTCTTGCCGAGTGTAGAGACCGAAATTAAAGTACAGCTTAAAATGCAATCAGATCGCACTGCCATAGAGGTTTTTGCCGAAAATTTGCGCCATCGATTATTAGATGCTCCCTTAGGCCCTCAAGTTGTGATTGGAATTGATCCGGGCTTTCGTACAGGATGTAAATGCGTAGTGATTGATAAGACTGGCAAATTTATTGATTATAAGACCATTTATCCTTTTCAATCTACGACCGCTAAGGAACAAGCACGAGAAATTCTCCTGCAAATGATTAACACTTATCCACCTTATGCGATAGGTGTAGGAAATGGTACGGCAGGTCGAGAAACAGAAGCTTTTGTACAAGAGGTGCTTACCAAAGGCAATTTATCGAAAATTATCTTGCTTGCAGTGAATGAGGCAGGCGCTAGTGTATACAGCGCCTCTGATATCGCACGAGAAGAATTTCCTGAGCTTGATGTAACTATACGGGGGGCTATTTCTATAGCAAGAAGGCTGCAAGACCCTCTTGCTGAGCTAGTCAAAGTTGATCCTCAAGCTATCGGTGTAGGGCAGTATCAGCATGATGTAAATCAACCCTTGCTTAAAGATAAATTGCACGAAGTTGTAGAAAGTTGTGTAAACCATGTGGGAGTAGAGCTAAATACCGCTAGTGCAGCCTTATTAAGTTATGTGGCTGGCATTGGACCCCAAATGGCTTTGAAAATTGTCAAACATCGCGAAGCACAAGGGCCCTTTAAAGGACGTAAAGACCTCAAAAACGTTCCTGGATTTGGGGCTCGTACTTTTGAGCAGTCTGCTGGTTTTTTGCGTGTTCGAGCAGGAGAGCATCCTTTAGATGGTTCAGCTGTGCACCCTGAGCGTTATGAAGTAGTAGAGCATATTGCCAAAGATATAGGTGTGCCCTTAAATGCTTTAATAGGAAATGAAAACTATATTCATAAAATTGAGATCAAGCGTTATATTTCAGGATCTCTTGGGGAGCCTACGCTTAAAGATATCATAGCTGAGTTGCAGAAGCCCGGGCGTGATCCGCGCGAAACCTTTGAGAAATTGCAATTTCGTCATGATGTTAAAACTATTCAAGATCTTAAAAATGGCATGATTTTAGAAGGGATAGTCACGAATGTTGCTGCCTTTGGTGTGTTTATAGATATAGGTGTGCATCAGGATGGATTTATACATATTTCTGAGCTAGCTGATCGATATGTTAGAGATCCTTCAGAAGTAGTGCATGTTGGCAAGCGCCTTAAAGTTCGAGTATTAGCGGTTGAAGTGGACCGGAAGCGTATTTCTTTAACTGCTCGTACGGGAGAAGCTAATAGAACTAAAAAAGAAAAAGAACCTGTGAAGAAGGAAAAGAAAAGCTTTAGTTCCAATCCTTTCGCTAATCTATAA